The Streptomyces sp. NBC_01689 genome includes a window with the following:
- a CDS encoding TetR/AcrR family transcriptional regulator — protein MTLRERRLREQAQRHRLILTTAREMAEAEGWDYVTTRRLADRIEYSQPVLYQHFKNKDAIVHAVALEGLAELAAELRAARLGTPDPRGALDAVARAYVDFAARGPVLYQAMLTLDPGDDGTPEETPGTGDAPAPLADVLAEIGLAVAPVAAGRDGDLLAEVLWSAWHGLAVLTGGGRLRPGLTGRRLAALTEVLLGPAAQPA, from the coding sequence ATGACGCTCCGAGAACGACGCCTGCGCGAGCAGGCCCAGCGCCACCGCCTGATCCTCACCACGGCCCGCGAGATGGCCGAGGCCGAAGGCTGGGACTACGTCACCACGCGGCGTCTCGCGGACCGTATCGAATACAGCCAGCCCGTGCTGTACCAGCACTTCAAGAACAAGGACGCCATCGTCCACGCGGTCGCGCTGGAGGGTCTCGCCGAACTCGCGGCCGAGCTGCGCGCCGCCCGCCTGGGCACGCCGGACCCGCGCGGCGCCCTGGACGCGGTGGCCCGCGCCTACGTCGACTTCGCCGCGCGCGGACCCGTCCTCTACCAGGCCATGCTCACCCTCGACCCGGGAGACGACGGCACCCCCGAGGAGACCCCCGGCACCGGGGACGCACCGGCGCCGCTCGCGGACGTCCTCGCCGAGATCGGCCTCGCCGTCGCACCCGTCGCCGCCGGCCGCGACGGCGATCTGCTGGCCGAGGTCCTGTGGAGCGCCTGGCACGGTCTGGCCGTCCTGACCGGGGGAGGCCGGCTGCGCCCGGGCCTCACCGGCCGGCGGCTGGCCGCGCTCACCGAGGTTCTCCTCGGCCCCGCCGCCCAGCCCGCCTGA